DNA from Malus sylvestris chromosome 11, drMalSylv7.2, whole genome shotgun sequence:
TCTGAATTGGTAAAAGTAAGTTACTTTTGCCCACAAGATAACGACTGAGAAAAACTTATTTACAACAGAAATTTCATTATAACAGTATTTAAAGTCAATCATGTATTCTCGTATGTTTAACATTCTGAAGTAACGGTACATGATTGGTTTGGAATACCATCACAGTAAAATTCCTGTTTAAATAGTCTATTTCgagagcaaaaacaaaaaaactttctGCCAATTGAAAGGTAAACCACTTACATTTAAAACCAAAAGACCCATTCTGCATCACCATCTCTAAAATTAAGAAACAATATTAATTAATAGAATAAAGAAGTAGCTCTTGGATCCAGATCTTCTGCTATTTTCTTCTATAAACAAAACATGGGGTTCCTCCCTCTACAATCCCAAAACAAATCACCTGctgatctctttctctctctcttctctcttctctcaccAGCAATGCCTGCAACTCTAAGGAATCTCTTGCTTTCTCCCAATATCTTCTCCATCACCTTACTTCTCTCAATaaactctctcttcttcttttcttcttgttaCTCCATTGACGAACAGGGCCAAGCTCTTCTCTCCTGGAAGAACAGCTTAAACGGCTCCACGGACGCATTGAGATCATGGAATCCTTCCGACACAAGTCCATGCAGCTGGTTCGGGGTTCGCTGCAGCTCCAATGGAGAAGTGGAGGAGATAACCTTGAAGGCATTGAATTTTCAAGGTCCATTGCCTTCAAACTTTCAGCGTCTCAAGTCCTTAAAGACCCTTGTCCTGTCTTCGACGAATCTCACTGGCACGATTCCAAAAGAATTTGGAGAGTATCGCGAGCTTAGTGTCATTGACCTCAGTGGCAATTCTCTCTCTGGTGAAATCCCGGAAGAAATATGCAGCCTAAACAAGCTGCAAACTATATCTCTCAATACAAATTTTTTCGAAGGCAAAATCCCTTCCGGCATTGGAAATCTTTCGAACCTTGTGTATCTTACACTCTACGACAATCAACTTAGCGGCGAAATTCCAAAGAGTATTGGAGAATTGAGAAAGCTAGAAGTTTTCAGAGCAGGTGGGAACAAGAATCTCAATGGTGAGATACCTTGGGAAATTGGAAACTGCACCAACTTGGTCCTGCTAGGCCTTGCTGAAACCAGCATTACTGGAAGCCTTCCCTCATCAATTGGAATGCTCAAAAGACTCCAAACCGTAGCCTTGTACACATCTCTGCTATCCGGTCCAATCCCTGAAGAAATTGGAAACTGCAGCGAGCTGCAGAACCTGTACTTGTACCAGAACTCCATCACCGGTCCAATCCCAAAGCGAATTGGAGAGCTCGGAAAACTTCAGAGTCTGTTGCTTTGGCAGAACAGCTTGGTTGGTTCAATCCCAAGTGAGCTTGGAAGCTGCAGGGAGGTCACAGTCATGGACTTCTCCGAAAATCTTCTGGCAGGCCAGATACCGAAAAGTTTTGGTGAGCTTTCAAATCTTCAAGAGCTTCAGTTGAGTGTCAATCAGTTATCCGGTACTATACCTTCTGAAATATCAAACTGCACTGCTCTGACTCATTTGGAAGTTGACAACAACGACATCTCGGGGGAGATTCCTGCTCTCATTGGCAACCTCAAGGGCTTAACTCTATTTTTCGCATGGCAAAATAAGCTTACAGGCAACATTCCTGAGAGTCTCTCAAACTGTCAGAATCTTCAGGGTCTTGATCTTTCTTACAACAACCTATTTGGTTCAATACCAAGAAATGTTTTCGGATTGCAAAATCTCACCAAGCTGCTGCTGCTTTCCAATGATTTATCTGGCTTTATACCGCCGGATATAGGAAACTGCACGAACCTGTACAGGTTAAGGTTGAATCATAACCGGCTTTCAGGTACTGTTCCATTGGAGATTGGCAACTTGAAGAGCTtaaattttgttgatttgaGCAACAACCGCCTCGTTGGAGAAATCCCTCCATCGATATCAGGATGTCAGAACCTCGAGTATCTTGATCTCCATTCAAATGGGATCACCGGCTCTGTCCCTGGCACTCTGCCTAAAAGCCTGCAGTTTGTTGACATCTCTGACAATAGGCTCACCGGCCAGCTTCCTCACAGCATTGGATCATTAACCGAATTGACAAAACTCAATCTCGGGAAGAATCAGCTCTCTGGAAGCATCCCTGCTGAGATCCTTTCTTGCAGTAAGCTTCAACTGCTAGACATTGGCAACAATGGCTTCTCAGGTGAAATTCCAAAGCAACTTGGTCAAATTCCTTCCCTTGAAATATCCCTCAACCTAAGCTGCAACCTATTTTCGGGTGAAATCCCATCCGAGTTCTCTGGTCTTACCAAGATAGGAATCCTTGATATTTCCCACAACAAGCTCTCCGGAAACTTAAACACTCTCACAAGCCTTCAAAACCTTGTTTCCCTCAATGTCTCTTTCAATGACTTATCCGGCGAATTGCCTAACACCCCATTCTTTCGGAAACTCCCTCTTAGTGACCTTGCTGCAAACAACGGTCTCTACATCTCCGGCGGAGTCACAACTCCAGCAGATAGGATGGGATCAAGGCACAACAGATCAGTTATGAAGCTGATCACATCGGTTCTCATTAGTGTCAGTGCAGTACTTCTCCTGCTTGCAGTCTACACACTAGTCCGCGCGCGTATAGCCGGCAACATTCTCAGGGAAGATGACAGCTGGGAAATGACCTGGTACCAGAAGCTTGATTTCTCAATAGATGACATCGTCAGGAATTTGACATCGTCGAATGTGATTGGCACCGGAAGCTCTGGAGTTGTATACAGAGTGACAATTCCGAATGGAGAAACACTAGCAGTGAAGAAGATGTGGTCATCAGAAGAGTTAGGAGCATTCAATTCCGAAATTCAAACGCTTGGATTAATTAGGCACAAGAACATCATCCGCCTCTTGGGTTGGGGTTCAAATCGAAACCTGAAAATTCTGTTCTACGATTACCTCCCCAATGGAAGCTTGAGCTCACTACTACATGGTTCAGGAAAGGGAGGAGCAGATTGGGAAGCTAGATACGATGTTGTTTTAGGCGTAGCTCATGCACTTGCGTACTTGCACCATGACTGCGTGCCGGCTATTCTGCATGGTGATGTGAAAGCCATGAACGTTCTGTTGGGTCCTGGCTATGAGCCTTTTCTTGCTGACTTTGGGTTAGCTAGGATTGTGAACAGCAATGGTGATGATGAATTTTCGAAAACAAGTCAACGGCCTCAATTAGCTGGTTCATATGGATACATGGCTCCAGGTAATCTTTACTTTCAACAATGTATGGTTAGTTCCTAATCTTCTTACCGAATTTTCACCATTAAATCGCTAACTATTGTTTTCGTGTTTTCATTTTGCGGTGATAATAGAGCATGCATCGATGCAGAGTATCACTGAGAAGAGCGATGTGTACAGTTTCGGTGTTGTTCTTTTAGAGGT
Protein-coding regions in this window:
- the LOC126590838 gene encoding leucine-rich repeat receptor-like serine/threonine-protein kinase RGI4: MGFLPLQSQNKSPADLFLSLFSLLSPAMPATLRNLLLSPNIFSITLLLSINSLFFFSSCYSIDEQGQALLSWKNSLNGSTDALRSWNPSDTSPCSWFGVRCSSNGEVEEITLKALNFQGPLPSNFQRLKSLKTLVLSSTNLTGTIPKEFGEYRELSVIDLSGNSLSGEIPEEICSLNKLQTISLNTNFFEGKIPSGIGNLSNLVYLTLYDNQLSGEIPKSIGELRKLEVFRAGGNKNLNGEIPWEIGNCTNLVLLGLAETSITGSLPSSIGMLKRLQTVALYTSLLSGPIPEEIGNCSELQNLYLYQNSITGPIPKRIGELGKLQSLLLWQNSLVGSIPSELGSCREVTVMDFSENLLAGQIPKSFGELSNLQELQLSVNQLSGTIPSEISNCTALTHLEVDNNDISGEIPALIGNLKGLTLFFAWQNKLTGNIPESLSNCQNLQGLDLSYNNLFGSIPRNVFGLQNLTKLLLLSNDLSGFIPPDIGNCTNLYRLRLNHNRLSGTVPLEIGNLKSLNFVDLSNNRLVGEIPPSISGCQNLEYLDLHSNGITGSVPGTLPKSLQFVDISDNRLTGQLPHSIGSLTELTKLNLGKNQLSGSIPAEILSCSKLQLLDIGNNGFSGEIPKQLGQIPSLEISLNLSCNLFSGEIPSEFSGLTKIGILDISHNKLSGNLNTLTSLQNLVSLNVSFNDLSGELPNTPFFRKLPLSDLAANNGLYISGGVTTPADRMGSRHNRSVMKLITSVLISVSAVLLLLAVYTLVRARIAGNILREDDSWEMTWYQKLDFSIDDIVRNLTSSNVIGTGSSGVVYRVTIPNGETLAVKKMWSSEELGAFNSEIQTLGLIRHKNIIRLLGWGSNRNLKILFYDYLPNGSLSSLLHGSGKGGADWEARYDVVLGVAHALAYLHHDCVPAILHGDVKAMNVLLGPGYEPFLADFGLARIVNSNGDDEFSKTSQRPQLAGSYGYMAPEHASMQSITEKSDVYSFGVVLLEVLTGRHPLDPTLPGGAHLVQWIRDHLASKRDPIDILDQKLRGRSDPTMHEMLQTLAVSFLCVSTRAEERPMMKDVVAMLKEIRHVDSARTEPELLKGGGLQSILASPPARRAVSQGSSNCSFAFSEDSRSQ